The Streptosporangiales bacterium genome includes a region encoding these proteins:
- the nuoH gene encoding NADH-quinone oxidoreductase subunit NuoH, which produces MTLALEIAVRVVVVFAAFLVLPMVVGYLEHKAMAHMQGRLGPMYAGGFHGWAQLVADGVKFAQKEDIVPQAADRTVFKLAPWVALLPYLLVLVVVPVGPGGLVGRDLDAGLFYALAVLGIGVLGAIMAGYASANKFALLGGVRAAAQLLAYELPLVIAAVSVAMAAGTLSLTGIVEAWQPWWLAWQLPALIVFVVAGVAELRRVPFDMPIADSEIILGPYTEYTGLRFALFLLAEYAGIVVVAALTTVLFLGGWKGPFLDTELGWLWTGVKLLLVSFVMIWLRVSFPRLREDQLQRLAWVGLVPLALAQLLLTAIVRVTFA; this is translated from the coding sequence GTGACGCTTGCGTTGGAGATCGCCGTGCGGGTGGTCGTGGTGTTCGCCGCGTTCCTCGTGCTGCCGATGGTCGTCGGCTACCTCGAGCACAAGGCGATGGCGCACATGCAGGGCCGGCTCGGCCCGATGTACGCCGGTGGCTTCCACGGGTGGGCGCAGCTGGTCGCCGACGGGGTGAAGTTCGCGCAGAAGGAGGACATCGTTCCGCAGGCGGCCGACCGTACGGTGTTCAAGCTGGCGCCGTGGGTGGCGCTGCTGCCGTACCTGCTGGTGCTCGTCGTGGTGCCGGTCGGCCCTGGCGGCCTGGTCGGCAGGGACCTCGACGCCGGCCTGTTCTACGCGCTCGCGGTGCTCGGCATCGGCGTGCTCGGCGCGATCATGGCGGGCTACGCCAGCGCCAACAAGTTCGCGCTGCTCGGCGGGGTGCGGGCGGCCGCTCAGCTGCTGGCGTACGAGCTGCCGCTGGTCATCGCGGCGGTGTCGGTGGCGATGGCGGCCGGCACGCTGTCGCTGACGGGCATCGTCGAGGCCTGGCAGCCGTGGTGGCTGGCGTGGCAGCTGCCCGCGCTGATCGTGTTCGTGGTCGCGGGCGTCGCCGAGCTGCGGCGGGTGCCGTTCGACATGCCGATCGCCGACTCGGAGATCATCCTCGGCCCGTACACCGAGTACACCGGCCTGCGGTTCGCGCTGTTCCTGCTCGCCGAGTACGCCGGCATCGTGGTGGTCGCGGCGCTGACCACTGTGCTCTTCCTCGGCGGCTGGAAGGGCCCGTTCCTCGACACCGAGCTGGGCTGGCTGTGGACCGGCGTGAAGCTGCTGCTGGTGTCGTTCGTGATGATCTGGCTGCGGGTGTCGTTCCCGCGGCTGCGCGAGGACCAGTTGCAGCGGCTGGCCTGGGTCGGACTGGTGCCGTTGGCGCTGGCCCAGCTGTTGCTGACCGCGATCGTGAGAGTGACCTTCGCGTGA
- a CDS encoding NADH-quinone oxidoreductase subunit C, with amino-acid sequence MTESSQLVAALTERFPAVECTEDQVGAVTADVPVAEWVAVASHARDQLGCTYFDWLSAVDDQDDGLVVLTHLWSIPLRRHLLLRTRLPVPAAGDRWELPSLTGVFRGAAWHERETAEMFGVVFTGHPNLTPLLLPDGFEGHPLRKDFVLASRVAKPWPGAKEPGESEHDAAPSRRRVRPPGKPDVDEWRAAAGSADTEPGSGEETP; translated from the coding sequence GTGACCGAGTCCAGTCAGCTCGTCGCCGCGCTGACCGAGCGGTTCCCTGCCGTCGAGTGCACGGAGGACCAGGTCGGCGCGGTCACTGCCGACGTGCCGGTCGCGGAGTGGGTGGCCGTCGCGAGCCACGCGCGCGACCAGTTGGGCTGCACGTACTTCGACTGGCTGTCCGCCGTCGACGACCAGGACGACGGGCTCGTCGTGCTGACCCACCTGTGGTCGATCCCCCTGCGGCGGCATCTGCTGCTGCGTACCCGGCTGCCGGTGCCGGCGGCCGGCGACCGGTGGGAGCTGCCGAGCCTGACCGGGGTGTTCCGCGGTGCCGCGTGGCACGAGCGGGAGACGGCGGAGATGTTCGGCGTGGTGTTCACCGGGCACCCCAACCTGACGCCGCTGCTGCTGCCGGACGGCTTCGAGGGGCACCCGCTGCGCAAGGACTTCGTGCTGGCGTCCCGGGTCGCGAAGCCGTGGCCGGGTGCCAAGGAGCCAGGTGAGTCCGAGCACGACGCGGCACCGAGCCGGCGGCGGGTGCGGCCGCCGGGGAAGCCGGACGTGGACGAGTGGCGCGCCGCGGCCGGCTCAGCCGACACCGAGCCGGGTTCCGGCGAGGAGACGCCGTGA
- a CDS encoding NADH-quinone oxidoreductase subunit A: MSAYLTSYTVVGVVLLVGAVFLAVAFTANRLLRPNGPTTEKLYSYECGVDPVGEGWAQLHIRYYVYAFLYLVFAVDVMFLFPWATVFAAPGYGVESIVEMFVFIGFLVVGLAYAARKGVLTWT, encoded by the coding sequence ATGTCCGCGTACCTGACCTCGTACACCGTGGTCGGCGTGGTCTTGCTGGTCGGCGCGGTGTTCCTCGCAGTGGCCTTCACCGCGAACCGGCTACTGCGACCGAACGGCCCCACCACGGAGAAGCTGTACAGCTACGAGTGCGGGGTGGATCCGGTCGGTGAGGGCTGGGCGCAGCTGCACATCCGCTACTACGTGTACGCGTTCCTCTACCTGGTGTTCGCCGTCGATGTGATGTTCCTCTTCCCCTGGGCGACCGTGTTCGCGGCGCCCGGCTACGGGGTGGAGAGCATCGTGGAGATGTTCGTCTTCATCGGCTTCCTCGTAGTCGGGCTGGCCTATGCCGCCCGCAAGGGGGTGCTGACGTGGACGTGA